The DNA region GCAGCGTTTGCAAATCGGCGTCGCCGGCGAGGTCGGGGTCGATCGTGCGGATGGCGCGGCCGAAGACCTCGCCGGTCGTCCCGTCGATCGACACGAACTCGCCCTGCCGGATCACGGTGCCGTCCACGCTGAACTGCCGCGCGTCCGGATCGACGCGGATCGCCTCCGCGCCCGCGACGCACGGCTTGCCGAGCCCCCTCGCCACGACCGCGGCATGGCTCGTGGCGCCCCCGCGGGCGGTCAGAATGCCGCGCGCGACGAGCATCCCGTGCACGTCGTCGGGATTCGTCTCGGGACGAACGAGAATTACGGCCTGCCCGGTGGCCGCCAACTCGACCGCCGTGTCGGGATCGAAGACCGCGATGCCGGTCGCCGCGCCCGGCGAGGCGTTGAGGCCCCGGGCCAGCAGCTTCCCTTCGCGCTCCGCGGCCGTCTTGTCGTCCGGATCGAATCGCGGCAGCAGCAGCTGGTAGATCTGCTCCGGCTCCACGCGGAGCAGCGCTTCGTCCTTCCCGATCAGACGCTCGCGCACCATGTCGACGGCGGCCTTGACCGCGGCCTGCGCGGTCCGCTTGCCGTTGCGGGTCTGAAGCATCCACAGCCGGCCGCGCTCGACGGTGAACTCGAGATCCTGGATGTCTTTGTAGTGGCGCTCCAGCATCTGCGCCACCTTGAGGAACTGCTTGTAGACCCCGGGCATCTCGGTCTGCAGCTGGCTGATCGGATGCGGCGTGCGGATGCCGGCGACCACGTCTTCGCCCTGGGCGTTCGGCAGGTACTCGCCGTACAACCCCTTCTCGCCGGTCGCCGGGTTGCGGGTAAACGCGACGCCCGTCGCGCTGTCCTGCCCCATGTTGCCGAAGACCATCGCCTGGACGTTGACGGCCGTCCCGAGGTCGTGCGGAATCTTGTTGAAGTTGCGGTAGTCGACCGCGCGCCGGCCCATCCACGAATCGAAGACCGCGCGGATGGACATCTCGAGCTGTTGCCCGGGGTCCGTGGGAAACGTCACCCCCGTCTCCCGTTTGATGAGCTCCATGAACGCGGCCGCCAGCTCGCGGAGGTCCACGGCGGTGAGATCGGTGTCGAGGTGGGCCCCGACCCGCTGCTTGAGCCCCTCGAGGAGGTGCTCGAACTTGTCGCCGGGGACGCCGAGGACGATCTTGCCGAACATCTGCACGAACCGCCGGTACGCGTCCGCGGCGAAACGCTCGTTGTCCGTGAGCGCGGCGAGGCCGCGCACGGTCTCCGGATTGAGGCCGAGGTTCAGGACCGTGTCCATCATGCCGGGCATCGAGAACTTGGCGCCCGAGCGGACCGAGACGAGCAGCGGGTTCTTGGGATCCCCGAACCGCTTGCCCATCTTGCGCTCCACGATCGCCAGGGCGCGCCGCACGTCCGCCATCAACCCCGCCGGAAACGTCTTCTTGTTCGCGAGGTACGCGTTGCACACGGCCGTGGTGATCGTGAATCCGGGCGGCACGGGCAGGCCCACCCGGCTCATCTCCGCCAGGCCGGCGCCCTTGCCGCCCAGCAGGTCGCGCATCGAGGCGTTGCCCTCTTCGAAGAGCCAGATGGGTTTCATCCCCGCGCGGGAAGCATTGCCGGCTCCATCCCGGCGGCCGGGCGCGCGCCGGGGCTTGGTCCCGAGACGAATGGCCATGAGCGATGTCACCTCACGTGGCGGACTTGTACAGCCTGGGAGACGCCAGACACTTCATGCTTGGGAGACACGCGCCGGCTTTCCTTCCGGACGCGTCTCGGCAACGACGAGGCGCGACAGATCGGCGATCGGCCGCACCAGGCGCACCACCCCGGCGAGCAGGCTCAGGCGGTTGCGCCGGATCGCCTCGTCCTCGGCCATGACCAGCACGTCGGTGAAGAACCGGTCGACCGGGCCGGCGAGCGCCGCGAGACGGCGCAGCCGCCGCTCGTACTGCGCGGTCAGATCGCCCGCCACCGCCCGCGGCGGCGGCTCCCGCCCGTCGAGGGCGGCGCCCGAGACCGACGCGGCGCGGACCGCGTCCAGCAGGTCCTGTTCGGCCGCCGCCGCGATCAGATCTTCCCGGATCTCGGCCTCGAACCCCGGCGGCACGATCCGGGCGGCGCGATCAAACGCGGTGTAGGTGGCGGGAAACTCCGGGGCGCGCCGAAAGGTCCACAGCGCGCGGGCCCGGGCCGCGGCATCCGGCGGCGCGTCCAGCCCGGCGGCGAGGGCCGCGTCGACCGTGTCGTAGCTGATGCCCTCCTCGATGAGCGCGGCGCGCAGCCGCTGGCGCGCGAGGTCCAGCACGGCGTCGAGCACGCGGGCGCGGATCGCGGCGGCGTCGACGCCGTAGGCGTCGAGCGCGTAGCCCGCCAACTCGGAGAGGGTGCTCGGCCACTGCCGGTCGAGCAGGATCGTGACGATCGCACCGGCGGCACGGCGCAGCCCGTAGGGATCCTGTGAGCCGCTCGGCACCAGGCCGGCGGACAGGGCCCCGGCGAGCGTGTCGACGTGGTCCAGCAGCGCGAGGCGCGCGCCGACGGCCGTGCGGGGCAGGACGCCGCCGCGCGGCAGATACTGCTCTTCGATCGCGTCCGCGACCGCGTCCGGCTCGCCGTCGAGGCGCGCGTAGAGCGTGCCCACGGCGCCTTGCAGCTCCGGCAGTTCGCGCACGACGCGCGTCAGAAGATCCGCCTTGGCGAGCAGCGCGGCGCGGTCCAACGCCGCCGCGACCTCCGCGTCGTCCCGAAGGGCCGCGGAAAGGCGTCCGGCGAGCGTGCGAAGTCGTCCCGTCTTCGCGGCCATGGTGCCGAGCGGCTCGAGAAACATCACGTCCTCGAGACCCGGCACACGGGCCTCGAGCGTTTGCGCGCGGTCCGCCTCAAAAAAGAATCGGGCGTCGGCGAGGCGGGCGCGCAGCACCCATTCGTTGCCTTCGCGCACGCCGTCGAGCCCCCGCGTCCCCCCGTTGCGGACCGCGACAAACGCCGGCAGGAGCGCGCCCTCGGCGTTCTCCACGGCAAAGTACTTTTGATGGTGCTGCATCACCGTGATCAGGATCACGCGGGGGAGGACTTCGAAGCCGGCGTTGAAGCGGCCCGCAAACGCCGTCGGCCACTCGACGAGCTGCACGGTCTCCTCGAGCAGCCCGGGATCGAGGATCGGGCGGCCGCCCGCGCTCCGGGCGGCCCGCCGCAGGCCGGCGATGATGCGGCGCCGCCGCTCATCCGGATCGAGCAGCACCCGCGCCGTCCGCACGACGGTCTCATAGTGTTCCGCCGACGGCACGGAGACACGGCCGGGGTGCAGGGTGCGGTGGCTGGCCGTCTCGCGCCCGGCGGCGACGCCGGCGAACGCGCACGGGACGACGTCGTCTCCGAGCAGTGCGAGGAGCCACCGCACCGGCCGCGAGAACCGCACCGTCCCCGCGCCCCACCGCATCGCCCGGGGAAAGGTCAGCCGGCCGGCGAGTGCCGGCAGCAGCCCGGCGAGCGCGGCGACCGTCTGGCTGCCCGCCTCACGCCGCACCGCGTACACGTACTCTCCCTGCGGGGTCGTCCGCCGCTCGAGCGCGGCCACGTCGACACCCTGCGCCCTCGCGAATCCCTCCGCGGCGGCGGTCGGACCTCCGTCGGCGGCAAAGGCGGCCCGCACCGCGGGACCGCGCACCTCGCGAACGTTGTCGCGCTGGCGGAGCGCCACGTCCTCCACGGTCAGGACGAGGCGGCGCGGGGTCGAATAGACGGCGACCTGGCCGGATTCGATTCTGGCTTCCGCCAGCGCGGGCGGAGCGATCTCGCGCAGCTGGCGGGCCCCGTCCCAGGCGGCTGCCGGCGGCAGTTCCTCGGTCCCGATCTCGAATACGAGGCGGGCGTGCCCCGGGCGCCGCGGCCGCGCGGACTCCGCACGGTCAACCGGCATGCGTCTCCTCGTGCAAAAGCGGCCACCCCATCGACTCGCGCTGCGCGAGGTACCGCTCCGCGCACCCCCGCGCGATGACCCGGCAGCGCCCGAGCAGGCTCGCGCGATCGGCGACGCCCACGGCGCCACGCGCGTCCAACAGGTTGAAGGCGTGTGAGCACTTCAAGAGCTGCTCGTAGGCCGGCAGCACGAGGCCGGCCTCGAGCAGCCGCTGCCCTTCCCGATCGTAGGCGTCGAACAGGGCGCGGAGCGTCGCGACGTCGGCCGAGGCGAACGCGTGGGCCGACTGCTCCACTTCCTCCTGCCGCCGGATCTCCCCGTAGGTGATACCGGGCGCCCATTCGAGGTCGAAAACACTCGCCTTTCGCTGGATGAACTGGGCGATCCGCTCCGTTCCGTAGGTCAGCTCCGCCGCGACGAGCGGCAGATCAAGGCCCCCGACCTGCTGAAAGTAGGTGAACTGACTGATCTCTTGCCCGTCGAGGAAGACCTGCCAGCCGACGCCCCAGGCGCCGCCCGTCGGCCATTCCCAGTTGTCTTCGAGGAACCGGAGGTCGTGGTCGCGGGGACGAACGCCGACGGTCTCGAGACTCCGGATGTAGACGTCCTGCACGTCGTCCGGCGAGGGCTTCAGGATCACCTGGTACTGATAGTGCTGGTAGAGGCGGTTCGGATTCTCCCCGTAGCGGGCATCGGCCGGCCGGCGGCTGGGTTGGACGTAGGCGGCCCGCCAGGGCTCCGGCCCGAGGGCGCGCAAGAATGTGGCGGGATGCATCGTGCCGGCCCCGACTTCGACGTCGTAGGGCTGCGCGATCACGCAACCCTGCGCCGCCCAGAATCGCTCCAGGCCGATGAGGAGGTCCTGAAAGGTCACTATCCGACGCTATCCGATGCCGAGCGGTTCTTCTTCGCGTTCCCTCCGCAACGGCAGCTGCGTCAGCACGCTGGCGACCGCGAACGCCGCGAGGCCGACCGCGGCCCACGTCAGCGGCAGTTCGAACACCTTGTCGTCGGTGTGAACCCGCACGATTCCGGGCCGAGTGTTGCGCACGACCTGCTGGGCCTCTTCCAACGCCGAGCCAAAATGGATCAGCGCGCGCTTCGCCCGCTCGAGATCGATTTCCAAAGGGATCACCTCCGTGGGTCTATCTTATCATGCCCCACCGTCGCTTCCTACGGCGGCAGGAGCCCGATCGTCGCCAGCACCGCACGCCGGCCGCAATGGCCAGGAGTGTCGCGACGGTGAGGCCGATATCCCAATGCACAGAGAACGAGCGCGCTATGCGCGTGGTGCGGCGGCACGGGGTGCGACCGCCTGCCTGAGCCGCGCGATCACCGCCGGGGCGCGGAGCCGTCCGTCGAGGTGGTACTCGAGAT from bacterium includes:
- the ppdK gene encoding pyruvate, phosphate dikinase, with amino-acid sequence MKPIWLFEEGNASMRDLLGGKGAGLAEMSRVGLPVPPGFTITTAVCNAYLANKKTFPAGLMADVRRALAIVERKMGKRFGDPKNPLLVSVRSGAKFSMPGMMDTVLNLGLNPETVRGLAALTDNERFAADAYRRFVQMFGKIVLGVPGDKFEHLLEGLKQRVGAHLDTDLTAVDLRELAAAFMELIKRETGVTFPTDPGQQLEMSIRAVFDSWMGRRAVDYRNFNKIPHDLGTAVNVQAMVFGNMGQDSATGVAFTRNPATGEKGLYGEYLPNAQGEDVVAGIRTPHPISQLQTEMPGVYKQFLKVAQMLERHYKDIQDLEFTVERGRLWMLQTRNGKRTAQAAVKAAVDMVRERLIGKDEALLRVEPEQIYQLLLPRFDPDDKTAAEREGKLLARGLNASPGAATGIAVFDPDTAVELAATGQAVILVRPETNPDDVHGMLVARGILTARGGATSHAAVVARGLGKPCVAGAEAIRVDPDARQFSVDGTVIRQGEFVSIDGTTGEVFGRAIRTIDPDLAGDADLQTLLGWADRTRRLGVWANADYPRDAERARAFGAEGIGLCRTEHMFFEEERLPIVRRMILAETDAERQRALDELLPVQRQDFIGILRAMTGQTVVIRLIDPPLHEFLPRYDELLAEVVELRVRGNDPAGLAEKEHLLRAVQGMREQNPMLGLRGIRLGLLFPGIIDMQVRAILEAACALAKDRVKTHAEIMIPLVGHVNELRVVEERLRPLARQVMREQGVRVAYKFGTMIEIPRACVVAGEIAKIAEFFSFGSNDLTQLIFGFSRDDAEGKFLLEYVKRKILPENPFQVLDVDGVGVLIDMAVREARKVRPDLELGICGEHGGDPASIDFCHKVGLTYVSCSPFRVPTARLAAAQAALRERRTRAERDK
- the glyS gene encoding glycine--tRNA ligase subunit beta; its protein translation is MPVDRAESARPRRPGHARLVFEIGTEELPPAAAWDGARQLREIAPPALAEARIESGQVAVYSTPRRLVLTVEDVALRQRDNVREVRGPAVRAAFAADGGPTAAAEGFARAQGVDVAALERRTTPQGEYVYAVRREAGSQTVAALAGLLPALAGRLTFPRAMRWGAGTVRFSRPVRWLLALLGDDVVPCAFAGVAAGRETASHRTLHPGRVSVPSAEHYETVVRTARVLLDPDERRRRIIAGLRRAARSAGGRPILDPGLLEETVQLVEWPTAFAGRFNAGFEVLPRVILITVMQHHQKYFAVENAEGALLPAFVAVRNGGTRGLDGVREGNEWVLRARLADARFFFEADRAQTLEARVPGLEDVMFLEPLGTMAAKTGRLRTLAGRLSAALRDDAEVAAALDRAALLAKADLLTRVVRELPELQGAVGTLYARLDGEPDAVADAIEEQYLPRGGVLPRTAVGARLALLDHVDTLAGALSAGLVPSGSQDPYGLRRAAGAIVTILLDRQWPSTLSELAGYALDAYGVDAAAIRARVLDAVLDLARQRLRAALIEEGISYDTVDAALAAGLDAPPDAAARARALWTFRRAPEFPATYTAFDRAARIVPPGFEAEIREDLIAAAAEQDLLDAVRAASVSGAALDGREPPPRAVAGDLTAQYERRLRRLAALAGPVDRFFTDVLVMAEDEAIRRNRLSLLAGVVRLVRPIADLSRLVVAETRPEGKPARVSQA
- a CDS encoding glycine--tRNA ligase subunit alpha; this encodes MTFQDLLIGLERFWAAQGCVIAQPYDVEVGAGTMHPATFLRALGPEPWRAAYVQPSRRPADARYGENPNRLYQHYQYQVILKPSPDDVQDVYIRSLETVGVRPRDHDLRFLEDNWEWPTGGAWGVGWQVFLDGQEISQFTYFQQVGGLDLPLVAAELTYGTERIAQFIQRKASVFDLEWAPGITYGEIRRQEEVEQSAHAFASADVATLRALFDAYDREGQRLLEAGLVLPAYEQLLKCSHAFNLLDARGAVGVADRASLLGRCRVIARGCAERYLAQRESMGWPLLHEETHAG